One region of Cucurbita pepo subsp. pepo cultivar mu-cu-16 chromosome LG03, ASM280686v2, whole genome shotgun sequence genomic DNA includes:
- the LOC111790112 gene encoding uncharacterized protein LOC111790112 isoform X1, with protein sequence MSLKKDDSNAHDQTATVQHDLRKKPKFSYTRDFLLSLSDLNVCKKLPSGFDQSIIAEFQEASYDKQRVSGGLSFSSFRCNEYGSSPPSRAETANYSRRIHGKRDVHTSGRSDKDSDSQSDRDSVDSGWRYGDHSRRSSQGPEHDGLLGSGSFPRPSGYATAFSGPKVRANDQYQLNRSNEPYHPPRPYKAVAHQRGNTNDSYNHETFGSSEYTSDNRVEEEKKRRASFESMRKEQHRAFHESHKSNPVKKRDEFDILMQQDESKDDEKLLNTNSGFDESISLQTSKNDREKSFPSQATVSRPLVPPGFTTTVLEKNSGMKSSVNSHLLEGKDDVDKCLQTKEEQLLNGISENLEEKGSSEQVGRPEQSGKMNINALTNNNSERIIDPFSVVDMSNKTTRKDVQSRENSLDVFEASENSAVVDCKTEKVPSNPAFGEPSQVHSSSILEKLFGSAIKLDGGATNFIEQHDNVVDDACSPQNAQSSKFAHWFLDNDRKQEDDLSPKRSIDLLSMIVGGEKGGYDVSDAKHSEQSLPTVAFHGYESAESYITSSATTSNVAKTEPFFNKSKPEGVSAILTCEAVEQSLLSKIGENDSALQLSDQRWSHSDAYVKHPTVKSDDHASQHLLSLLQKGSSSLIAEYGDDGVNIATAFHNKREESTHNISNPGKTLTLETLFGSAFMQELQSVGAPVSAQRGSSGSVISDASESHVPITDDGLLANNEIRSSMINHDHSDERQQNQPDMVRGHRLNLNGPRPESDSSHPHAKLGHKIGRPAEMSFPEEDSLIISDSMNFQNLISIGNSAKPHPLFSHNTQDNNAAMFNPAFKDERQSMGGLEGLPFSANPYDRREAELPHLKAPVHSSFSQLLPQQTNNVKLFHQFESHPPNMNPRGDLMLPEGMVHHDSPSNHQFLANMLRPPTGGLSGFDHSIHHPMMQQIQTSANLLPQHLLQGLARGVAPPLINRSVPLHPHSVRDSAAPPQPNHQVAGLLQELNSIQGFHIGQHVPNIGGPRIPSPAPGNQPDAIQRLIQMGQRTNSKQIHPFSASGGHGQGMYGHELNMGYGYR encoded by the exons AAGCTTCCTATGATAAGCAAAGAGTTTCTGGAGGTTTGTCTTTTAGTAGTTTTAGGTGCAATGAGTATGGTTCATCACCACCCAGTAGGGCAGAAACGGCTAATTATTCTCGTCGCATACATGGAAAGAGGGACGTTCATACTTCTGGACGAAGTGATAAGGATAGTGACTCACAATCCGATAGGGATTCAG TGGATTCTGGGTGGCGATATGGCGACCATTCTAGGAGGTCTTCGCAGGGTCCTGAACATGATGGACTTCTTGGCAGTGGTTCCTTTCCTAGACCATCTGGATATGCAACAGCATTTTCGGGGCCAAAGGTTCGAGCAAATGATCAGTACCAGCTCAACAGAAGCAATGAGCCATATCATCCACCTCGCCCTTACAAG GCCGTAGCCCATCAAAGAGGGAATACTAATGATTCGTACAATCACGAAACTTTTGGTTCTTCCGAGTACACAAGTGACAATAGggttgaagaggaaaaaaagagaagag CTTCATTTGAGTCAATGAGGAAAGAACAACATAGGGCATTTCATGAAAGTCACAAATCAAATCCTGTGAAGAAGAGAGATGAGTTTGACATCCTAATGCAGCAGGATGAGTCAAAGGATGACGAGAAATTACTGAATACAAACAGTGGTTTCGATGAATCTATCTCTTTACAAACTTCAAAGAATGATCGAGAAAAATCTTTTCCATCTCAGGCAACTGTATCTAGGCCACTTGTGCCTCCTGGATTCACAACCACTGTATTGGAGAAAAACTCTGGAATGAAATCTTCAGTTAATTCTCATTTGCTCGAG ggtaaGGATGATGTTGACAAGTGTCTGCAAACCAAAGAAGAGCAATTGCTTAATGGGATCTCTGAAAATTTAGAGGAAAAAGGTTCATCAGAGCAAGTGGGTCGCCCTGAACAATCTGGAAAAATGAACATTAATGCTCTGACTAACAACAATAGTGAAAGGATTATTGATCCGTTTTCAGTTGTAGACATGTCTAATAAAACAACTAGAAAAGATGTTCAATCGCGTGAAAATTCTTTGGACGTTTTTGAAGCTTCTGAGAACAGTGCAGTTGTTGATTGTAAGACTGAAAAGGTGCCTTCGAATCCAGCCTTTGGTGAACCAAGTCAAGTTCATTCATCTTCAATCTTAGAAAAACTTTTTGGCAGTGCCATAAAGTTAGATGGTGGTGCCACTAATTTTATTGAG CAGCATGACAATGTGGTGGACGATGCGTGTAGCCCTCAAAATGCTCAATCTTCTAAATTCGCTCATTGGTTTTTGGACAACG ATAGGAAACAGGAGGATGACCTTTCACCTAAAAGGTCAATTGACTTGCTTTCTATGATTGTAGGTGGAGAAAAGGGTGGATATGATGTATCCGACGCCAAGCATTCTGAGCAATCTCTGCCTACAGTTGCCTTTCATGGTTATGAATCTGCAGAAAGTTATATCACATCAAGTGCAACAACTTCCAATGTTGCAAAGACTGAGCCGTTTTTTAATAAGAGTAAGCCAGAGGGTGTTTCTGCAATCCTTACCTGTGAAGCCGTTGAACAGTCACTGCTGTCAAAAATCGGCGAAAATGACTCAGCTTTGCAGCTGTCTGATCAAAGATGGAGTCATTCTGATGCATATGTGAAACATCCAACTGTCAAAAGTGATGATCATGCGTCACAGCATCTTCTCTCATTGTTACAGAAGGGTTCGAGTTCATTGATTGCGGAATATGGTGATGATGGTGTAAATATAGCCACTGCATTTCACAATAAAAGGGAGGAAAGTACCCACAATATTTCAAATCCAGGGAAGACATTAACTCTTGAAACACTTTTTGGGTCTGCCTTTATGCAGGAGCTTCAATCCGTTGGAGCTCCAGTTTCAGCACAAAGGGGTTCATCAGGTTCTGTCATAAGCGATGCTTCGGAGTCTCATGTTCCAATCACAGATGATGGTCTCTTGGCCAACAATGAAATTCGGTCCAGTATGATTAATCACGATCATAGTGATGAAAGACAGCAAAACCAACCAGATATGGTTCGTGGGCATCGGTTAAATCTGAATGGCCCTCGACCTGAATCGGATTCTTCTCATCCCCATGCAAAGTTAGGACATAAGATTGGCAGACCAGCCGAGATGTCCTTTCCTGAAGAGGACAGTTTAATCATAAGCGATTctatgaattttcaaaatctcatTTCTATTGGGAATTCTGCCAAACCTCATCCGCTGTTCTCACACAACACACAAGACAATAATGCTGCAATGTTTAACCCTGCCTTCAAAGATGAAAGGCAAAGTATGGGAGGTCTGGAAGGGCTACCTTTTTCAGCCAACCCCTATGATAGGAGGGAGGCCGAACTGCCACATCTGAAAGCTCCTGTTCATTCCTCCTTTTCCCAGCTTCTTCCCCAACAAACGAATAATGTCAAGTTGTTTCATCAATTTGAATCTCATCCTCCTAACATGAATCCTCGGGGAGATTTAATGTTGCCAGAAGGAATGGTTCATCACGACTCCCCATCTAATCATCAATTTTTGGCAAATATGCTTCGACCTCCTACCGGTGGATTATCTGGATTTGATCATTCAATTCACCACCCGATGATGCAGCAGATTCAAACTTCAGCCAATCTTCTACCACAGCATCTACTACAAGGGTTAGCTAGAGGTGTAGCTCCGCCTTTGATAAACAGAAGTGTACCTCTACATCCTCACTCTGTCAGAGATAGTGCAGCACCTCCACAACCCAACCATCAGGTTGCTGGTTTACTGCAGGAACTCAATTCAATCCAAGGGTTTCATATTGGTCAGCATGTGCCTAACATTGGTGGTCCCAGAATACCCTCGCCAG CTCCTGGTAACCAACCAGACGCAATTCAGAGGCTTATCCAAATGGGTCAGAGAACAAATTCGAAGCAAATTCATCCTTTTTCTGCCAGTGGTGGCCATGGTCAGGGGATGTATGGTCACGAGTTGAACATGGGTTATGGGTACAGGTAA